One Lucilia cuprina isolate Lc7/37 chromosome 4, ASM2204524v1, whole genome shotgun sequence DNA segment encodes these proteins:
- the LOC124419851 gene encoding phosphatidylinositol transfer protein alpha isoform-like, which translates to MQIIEYRITLPLTVDEYQVAQLFTLNESLKTETNNKKAIVLRNEYFSNYPLLNSGKFSSGQYTSKIYQWSARIPQFLKTILGQEALEVHEEAWDAYPYCRTIITNSVYMKDRFYIKIESLHLANDRGDQDNVHELPEELLKQRKVIHIDIAYDTVSAKDYQANEDPTKFQSLKTGRGPLVGSLWRQTCQPVMTCYKLVTCEFKSFGIQNTLETLLQRFERRIFTNFHRKLFCLIDRWYDLKFNDMTVNEEKCEQEEHNKSDNKDLKEVIDTKGTLRY; encoded by the coding sequence ATGCAAATCATTGAATATCGCATAACATTACCTCTTACCGTTGATGAGTATCAAGTGGCTCAATTATTTACTCTAAATGAAAGTTTAAAAACTGAAACCAATAACAAAAAAGCTATTGTATTACGAAATGAATATTTTAGCAATTATCCTCTTCTTAATAGTGGCAAATTTTCCAGCGGACAATATACTTCTAAAATCTATCAATGGTCTGCAAGAATaccacaatttttaaaaacaattttgggtCAAGAAGCTTTGGAAGTACATGAGGAGGCCTGGGATGCTTATCCTTATTGTCGCACTATTATAACAAATTCTGTTTATATGAAAGAtcgtttctatataaaaatcgaATCTCTACATTTAGCCAATGATCGTGGTGATCAAGATAATGTCCATGAACTGCCAGAAGAGCTATTAAAGCAACGTAAAGTTATTCATATTGATATCGCCTATGATACTGTAAGTGCCAAAGACTATCAAGCTAATGAAGATCCCACAAAATTTCAGTCGTTAAAAACCGGACGTGGTCCGTTAGTGGGTTCATTGTGGCGACAAACCTGCCAACCAGTAATGACTTGTTATAAATTAGTGACTTGTGAATTTAAATCATTTGGTATACAAAATACTTTGGAAACATTATTACAAAGATTTGAAAGAagaatttttactaattttcatcgtaaattattttgtttaattgatCGTTGGTATGATTTGAAATTCAACGATATGACAGTTAATGAAGAAAAATGCGAGCAGGAAGAACACAATAAAAGTGATAACAAGGATTTAAAGGAGGTAATAGATACAAAAGGAACGTTAAGGTATTAA